The Xyrauchen texanus isolate HMW12.3.18 chromosome 42, RBS_HiC_50CHRs, whole genome shotgun sequence genome includes the window aaaacatgtttaattatgtttatatacatgtttatttttacagtggATTTTCCTTTTGCATCTCAGGAGGTCCagacatattaaaaatgtatgaagcTGAAGAAATACCACAAATGAGGCGAGGCAAGTCAAAAAGTTACCTGTGACTCTGATGCTTTGACTGAGTAACAAGTACCATACATGGAACActtacaaaaatgacataaattgaAAATTATTACTCTTTTCACTTTCCCAGAGTTCTCTCTTGTTTGCCAGTCTGACATTGTATTTGCTTATCCTGGAGATGATGTTGTTCTGTCCTGTCATCTTGAGCCAGCTATTAGTGCTGCTGCAATGGAAATCAAGTGGCGGTATAAGGTGGATCTTGTCTGTCATTATAAGGATGGGCAGGTGACAGAGAGTAGAGGCTATGAGGGGAGAGTAAGTCTCTCAATACAAGATCTACAAAGAGGAAATGTGTCTTTGACACTCAGAGACATCAGAGGATCACAGAGGGGCATCTATATCTGTGAGGTCACCCATGAATGGCAAACAAAACAAGAATATATCTTTCTTTATATCAGCTGTAAGTATTGTATGACCAAAAGCTAAATATGTTTCAAAGATTATCCCTTATCTTAAGCCCCAAAAATTGCTATACATTTTGTCCAGCTTGGAAAGTATCTTGTTTAATTTggctgtagtgacactaggggtcgctcttgggagcccgatccaccttcagatctttgagaaaaggtcaataagaaattggcaagttgaatttgcatgccacaccccctgacatacaggtttaaaagggagatggtagtgagagcggacgagtcaAAGGGCCGGGTTTGGGCAGTAAAAAGGTGCCCTCCGTGATCACGTCAGCTCATCATGAACGAGACTGGAGGGGGGCGTGGCCACGAGAGGCACGCCGAACCCAAAACCCAGTCGTCAAGCCCGGGCAATCGTGGCAGTCAGCTCTGTATCAGCCTCAGACTGAGCTGCCacacccgaaggcggcagcccggTCGAGTCCTCGCcgtctgacatcaccaaggtgctctccgatgcagtgattGACATCTCATCCGGCTCTCGAGCTCCGGAAGAGACATAAGGCTGGCGGTGAGACAAGCTTGTCTCATCCCAGTGctggacggaagcaaacgagTGTACCGGAGAGAGGGCGGTCCGTGGGAAATTTACCCGGCGGATCCGTACCCACTGAAGCGCGGTCTTGTATCCATAGGTAGGAGGAGCTGTGAGGGGGACAGCCGAAGTGGTTTTCCCTcgaaagaaggaaagccgtgaccgcaacgttgccatggttgcACTCTCGAggtgagaacataaaccatccacGATCGCTTCCTCAACGCGCTTATAGTCCAGGTATGTGAGGGAGGGATCGTGActgtcagaggcggagaggtaacgaccacatCCAGTAATGGCAcagagacagaaaggcatctttaaaaagatgcgtctttataaagatgttcaACGTCTCTGTgactgctctaatagaggaaacacacactcttttagaggaaaagcactgtcgaagcgcccaggggtgtagtctgcagcggagtgcagagtggagagagaaccgCTGGAATGCACAATGCTAAGCAGAGAGGTGAATGGACGacagtagtattcagcttgctgttaatacaaccgctcggctccgaagaaaagtctgaatgaatccgcattccgatctcccttttatacccgtatgttggggggagcggcatgcaaattcaactcgccaatttctcattggccttttctcaaagatctgaaggtggatcgggctcccaagagcgacccctagtgtcactacatctatacaacgtcgagtgagtgacagaaggggaacaacttTTAACATTGTTTGACCTTTTAGCAGTGTTGCAGTTTGCTTTTGACAATAAAAGTATTTCTCTCTCCAGCTGAAAACTTAAGACTTGTGGTTCCTACTGACACCATATCTGCTGATGCTGGAGCAGATGTCACCCTGCCTGTTCATCTCTCACCTGAAACCAGTGCAGTTTCCATGACAATCAAGTGGTTTAGAGGGACAGAGCTCATTTATCAGTACAACAATGGACAGGGGACAACAAACAGACGCTATGAGAACCAAGTGGGTCTGTCTATTCAGGAACTGGAGAGAGGAAATCtttctctgaatttgagaaaTGTTCAGCAGTCTGATTCAGGAGAATACACTTGCAAAGTTATTCAAGATGGATATCTGAACACAGGAATAGTTCACTTGCGAGTGAGAGGTAAGAGATTATGAAAGTTGTATCTATGCTATATTCTACTTTTCTTCTCTAGCTTGTTCCTGTAGTTCATTCATGAAAAACACTTTAGTACTGTTGCCAAATATTAGTAGTATATTTGATGTAATATGCAGActtaattaataaacaattaaacaaaattaaaagcaGGTTTACATTGTTTTATCCACCTGAATAGTTTATTAAGTTTGTTATAATCATATAAAGACTGGTGTGTAGCATTTTgaaataacgttttttttttgggATGTAGTCTGCCAATTTTATATTAGGCCTCATTTTTTCATTGTCTTTCAAATATGACTGGTGAAGTGATGATATGTTTACATTTGTGATATTTGGTTTAATTTAGAGATTGACAAGAGTGATTTTACAAGGCAAAGGCACCTGCAGGATATCCTAACACAAGTACATGATGATATTATGCAACAAAAACTGGAGGAAAGCATCAAATCACTATCTCTACTATCTCATAGtagatataaaaagaaaaaaacatctgtTGGTAAGTCTAAGGGACAATGAGAAGCAAAATGTCCTTTCAAAGCTTCTTCCAGATTATTTAAACTAGATTACAGATAACAATATCAAATGGGAAGTTCTAAAACTACATGGTAAAtctccataataataataataataatttttgtttttgtttttttgttgaaataattTCAACCTTAGAGCCTACATCCAGACGGACAAATAGTATGGAAGAAAATCCTCCACTCTGTAAGAAACTACTTTTGAGTGATCAAAGATGCTTTTGTGTATTTAAATCTGGTGTGTTTAATTGTTTTGTGGTTGTAAGAAAGATCAGAGAATTCCACATGTTACTGTTACTGCTATGCAGGGGTGTAGGGACTTTTAACCCTTTTTGAGGaacaataataacatttaattaaattttaatacatttattttgcttaaTTGTAGTGAAATGGAAAAAAGCGCAGCTGCCTAAACCGAAGCCTTTAAGGCCCAGCAGAAGCGTCTGCAGAACTAACTCGGCAATCTCATTGGCTGGCGCTCACAGTCCTCGTTTTGATTCAGCAAATTAGTTTGCGTGAACGCAGACAACGTTAATATTAATGATCCCAACAACTTGCAGGAAATCTGTTTTAAGTAAATCTCtgacctctttattgttagtcttTTTAACTGAAACATTGAATGACCAATAATGTCTCGTACAACCACCAGCCAAAAAAACGGGGACAGACATTCAGGATTTCATTCATAGAGTCatgtgtgtgaatttttttttatatcattgtatacttctaaacaatatattgttcttTAACTTTTACGTGGTTTTTGTACCGGGACACGTGTTTGCCGTTGCCGTGATGTGTCGCAACggacacttccagtgtagacagcatcattgattataatggattATATTGCTTTTGACGCAACGTGCCCATCACGTCCATTGTTGA containing:
- the LOC127634900 gene encoding uncharacterized protein LOC127634900, producing the protein MYEAEEIPQMRREFSLVCQSDIVFAYPGDDVVLSCHLEPAISAAAMEIKWRYKVDLVCHYKDGQVTESRGYEGRVSLSIQDLQRGNVSLTLRDIRGSQRGIYICEVTHEWQTKQEYIFLYISSENLRLVVPTDTISADAGADVTLPVHLSPETSAVSMTIKWFRGTELIYQYNNGQGTTNRRYENQVGLSIQELERGNLSLNLRNVQQSDSGEYTCKVIQDGYLNTGIVHLRVREIDKSDFTRQRHLQDILTQVHDDIMQQKLEESIKSLSLLSHSRYKKKKTSVEPTSRRTNSMEENPPLLGDGSSEESREIEDIFVTGPTSRRTNSMEAIPPLMAVGGDSILERPEMEEEREHRQNLSLYFSNFYTLDYVSNTERESGNQNTRQTRERGIVTAQARSFPAMPSLFLQTTSARDYTLTQEMSEATMQRTPQGSIATAQETSTPAMPSQDPQRERTSGSAMPPAGGRTQAQERPGSSTPRTPRRHESTEKNCQIL